The Brachionichthys hirsutus isolate HB-005 chromosome 11, CSIRO-AGI_Bhir_v1, whole genome shotgun sequence genome includes a window with the following:
- the nek3 gene encoding serine/threonine-protein kinase Nek3 — translation MERYSLRRVLGEGSFGRALLVLCKSSQENYAVKEIQLPKNQSKLKNSRSEAILLSRMKHPNIVAFREAFEAVDLLYIVMEYCSGGDLLQRIRQQKAAHFCVDDIVRWFAQMCAATLHIHNKRVLHRDLKSKNIFLTDDGTIKVGDFGSACILNSPTSYAQAYVGTPYYVAPEIWDNKPYNNKSDVWSLGCVLYELCTLRHPFQAPSWKSLILKVCRGAYPPLPNHLPYELRYLVKQMFKTNPKDRPSLNTILSSHRVSRLLLTHLPPQATEREERGRCTGRWNRGEGIKVARLLGEKGQGPRKKWAAEPSDTVLQMLAHASLSSSGSTPTTSQTLIGVPEDGGERRRWDKCPPERLLSVLEKAPLSRASSTFLIRRGGDDPLLGPLSQSQGDDPDGAEPASAGDGDRLQPRSDDEDTDFEEDCPSDWMDEVERMVLGQ, via the exons ATGGAGAGATACTCCCTCCGGAGGGTCCTCGGTGAAGGGTCCTTCGGTCGGGCTTTGCTAGTTTTGTGTAAAAGCAGCCAGGAGAATTATGCGGTGAAGGAAATCCAGCTGCCAAAG AATCAGTCCAAATTGAAGAATTCCAGGAGCGAAGCCATCCTGCTCTCCAGAATGAAACATCCTAATATCGTGGCGTTCAGGGAGGCATTTGAAG CGGTTGATCTCCTGTACATCGTTATGGAGTACTGCAGCGGAGGAGACCTGCTCCAGAGGATCCGCCAGCAGAAGGCTGCACATTTCTGTGTTGATGAT ATCGTGAGGTGGTTTGCTCAAATGTGCGCTGCGACGCTGCATATCCACAACAAACGAGTTTTACACAGAGATTTGAAATCTAAG AACATTTTTCTGACAGATGATGGGACAATCAAGGTTGGGGACTTTGGCTCAGCGTGTATTCTGAACAG CCCAACGTCCTATGCTCAAGCTTATGTGGGAACCCCATATTATGTGGCCCCAGAAATCTGGGACAATAAGCCGTACAACAATAAAAG CGACGTGTGGTCTCTGGGCTGCGTTCTCTACGAGCTCTGCACCCTGCGCCACCCG TTCCAGGCACCGAGCTGGAAGAGCCTTATCCTTAAGGTGTGCCGGGGTGCGTACCCTCCCCTCCCAAACCACCTGCCCTACGAGCTGCGGTATTTGGTCAAGCAGATGTTTAAGACAAACCCCAAAGACAGGCCGTCCCTGAACACCATCCTGAGCTCCCATCGAGTTTCCAGACTCCTGCTCACACATCTGCCACCCCAG GCGACGGAGAGGGAGGAACGCGGGAGATGTACGGGTCGATGGAACAGAGGAGAGGGAATAAAGGTCGCTCGTCTCCTGGGAGAAAAGG GCCAGGGTCCCAGAAAGAAGTGGGCCGCCGAGCCATCCGACACCGTGCTCCAGATGTTGGCCCACGCCAGCCTCAGCTCATCTGGCAGCACGCCGACAACCAGCCAGACCCTCATAG GTGTGCCAGAGGACGGCGGGGAGAGGAGACGATGGGACAAATGTCCTCCTGAGAGGCTTCTGAGTGTGTTGGAGAAGGCCCCGCTGAGCAGAGCCTCCAGCACCTTCCTAATCAGAAGGGGAG GAGACGACCCTCTGCTGGGCCCTCTGTCCCAGTCGCAGGGCGACGACCCTGACGGCGCTGAGCCGGCATCGGCTGGAGACGGGGACCGGCTTCAGCCTCGTTCTGATGACGAGGACAC AGACTTTGAGGAAGACTGCCCGAGCGACTGGATGGATGAGGTTGAAAGAATGGTTTTGGGGCAATGA
- the LOC137901428 gene encoding lysophosphatidic acid receptor 6-like codes for MYDTIPGDNLTLQWAPGNGSSCRNDGFKYPLYSTVFSIVFVVGLVTNVMAMYIFSCSLKLRNETTTYMMNLVVSDLLFVFTLPLRVFYFINRHWPFGSILCKFSVSLFYTNMYGSMFFLTCISVDRFLAIVHPFRSRALRTKRNAKMVCIAVWVLVLSGSLPTGFMLETTSLENNTGNATFCFENFSSKQWKAHLFKVVIFIETVGFIIPLLLNVCCSIMVLQTLRDPQAINRGGKLNKTKILRMIIVHLFIFCFCFIPYNVNLVFYALVRSKTLTGCSVESVVRTIYPIALCIAVSNCCFDPIVYYFTSETIQNSIKRKSQGRHSCDAKFSEAPQSDSSSSTLQCSLRNLKAKVFHNESAV; via the coding sequence ATGTACGACACTATCCCCGGTGACAATTTAACCTTGCAATGGGCTCCAGGGAACGGCTCTTCATGCAGGAACGACGGCTTCAAATACCCGTTGTACAGCACTGTGTTCAGCATCGTGTTTGTGGTGGGACTGGTCACCAACGTCATGGCCATGTACATATTCAGCTGCTCCCTCAAGCTGAGGAACGAGACCACGACCTACATGATGAACCTGGTCGTGTCTGACCTGCTGTTTGTCTTCACGCTGCCGCTGAGGGTTTTCTACTTCATCAACCGCCACTGGCCCTTCGGGAGCATACTCTGCAAGTTCTCCGTCTCGCTGTTCTACACCAACATGTACGGCAGCATGTTCTTCCTCACCTGCATCAGCGTGGATCGCTTTCTAGCCATCGTGCACCCTTTCCGCTCAAGGGCTCTGCGGACCAAACGCAACGCCAAGATGGTGTGCATTGCCGTGTGGGTGCTGGTGCTCTCGGGGAGTCTCCCCACCGGGTTCATGCTGGAGACCACCTCGCTCGAGAACAATACAGGCAACGCCACCTTCTGCTTCGAGAACTTCTCTTCTAAGCAGTGGAAAGCGCACCTGTTTAAGGTGGTGATCTTTATAGAGACGGTCGGCTTCATCATTCCTCTTCTGCTCAACGTGTGCTGCTCCATCATGGTGCTGCAAACCCTGCGCGACCCTCAAGCCATCAATCGCGGGGGGAAGCTGAACAAGACAAAGATCCTTCGAATGATAATTGTTCacctctttattttttgtttttgcttcattCCCTACAATGTCAATCTGGTTTTCTATGCTCTGGTCCGCTCAAAAACTTTAACGGGCTGCTCTGTGGAATCAGTTGTCCGAACAATCTACCCGATAGCCCTCTGCATTGCTGTGTCCAACTGCTGCTTCGACCCCATTGTTTACTACTTCACCTCGGAAACCATCCAGAACTCCATCAAGCGGAAATCTCAAGGCCGACACTCTTGTGACGCAAAGTTCTCTGAGGCGccacagtcagacagcagcagctccaccctGCAGTGTAGCCTGAGGAACCTCAAAGCCAAAGTCTTCCACAATGAGTCTGCAGTGTGA